The Pseudomonas sp. LFM046 region AACGCCGGCCAGCTGGAAATCTACGACGAGATCCCGGCCGAACTGCGCGAGAAGGTTGAGGATGTGGTGCTCAACCGCCATGAAGGCAGCACCGAGGCCCTGCTGGCCATCGCCGACAACTACCGTGGCGGCGGCGCCGTGAAGGAAGCCGAGAACGAGGAATGGCGCAGCTACCCGGTGGCGAAGCGCCTGGAGCATGCCCTGGTCAAGGGCATCACCACGCACATCGTCGAAGACACCGAGGAATGCCGCCAGCAGTGCACGCGTCCCATCGAGGTGATCGAAGGCCCGCTGATGGCCGGCATGAACGTGGTGGGCGACCTGTTCGGCGCCGGCAAGATGTTCCTGCCCCAGGTGGTGAAATCCGCCCGCGTGATGAAGCAGGCCGTGGCCCACCTCATCCCCTTCATCGAAGCCGAGAAAGGCGACAAACCGGAAGCCAAGGGCAAGATCCTCATGGCCACCGTGAAGGGCGACGTGCACGACATCGGCAAGAACATCGTTGGCGTGGTGCTCGGCTGCAACGGCTACGACATCGTCGACCTGGGCGTGATGGTCCCGGCCGAAAAGATCCTGCAGACCGCTCGCGAGCAGAAGTGCGACATCATCGGCCTCTCCGGCCTGATCACCCCGTCCCTGGACGAGATGGTCCATGTCGCCAAGGAAATGCAGCGCCAGGGCTTCAACCTGCCGCTGATGATCGGCGGCGCGACCACCTCCAAGGCGCACACGGCGGTGAAGATCGATCCGCAGTACAGCAACGACGCCGTGGTCTACGTCACCGACGCCTCCCGCGCGGTGGGCGTGGCCACCACCCTGCTGTCCAAGGAGATGAAACCGGAGTACGCCCGCAAGCTCCGCGAGGAATACGCCGAAGTCCGCGAGCGCACCGCCAACCGCGCCGCCCGCACCGAGCGCCTGGCCTACTCCGACGCCCTGGCCAACAAGCCGCAGTTCGACTGGACCAACTACCGCGCACCCAAGCCTGGCTTCACCGGCGCGCAGGTGCTGGAAGACATCGATCTGGCCGTGCTGGCCGAGTACATCGACTGGACGCCCTTCTTCATCGCCTGGGACCTGGCCGGCAAGTACCCGCGCATCCTCACCGACGAGGTGGTGGGAGAAGCGGCCACCACGCTGTTCAATGACGCCCAGGCCATGCTCAAGCAGCTGATCGAAGGCAAGCTGATCAAGGCACGCGCCGTGTTCGGCTTCTGGCCCGCCAACCAGGTGGACCATGACGACATCGAGGTCTACGACGGCCACGGCAAGCCCCTGGCTCGCCTGCACCACCTGCGCCAGCAAACCATCAAGCCCGACAGCAAGCCGAACTTCTGCCTGGCCGACTACGTGGCGCCCAAGGAAAGCGGCATCACTGACTACGTAGGCGGCTTCATCACCACCGCCGGCATCGGCGCCGAAGAACTGGCCAAACAGTACGAGGCCAAAGGCGACGATTACAGCGCCATCATGGTGAAAGCCCTGGCCGACCGCCTGGCCGAAGCCTGCGCCGAGTGGCTGCACGAACGCGTGCGCAAGGAGTACTGGGGCTATGCCGCGGACGAGCACCTGGACAACGAGGCGCTGATCAAGGAGCAGTACAAGGGCATTCGCCCGGCTCCCGGCTACCCGGCCTGCCCGGACCACACCGAGAAAGGCACCCTCTTCCGCCTGCTCGACCCGCACAGCACCTCGGGCGTGACGCTCACCGAGCACTACGCCATGTTCCCCGCCGCCGCCGTCAGCGGCTGGTACTTCGCCCACCCCGAAGCGCAGTACTTCGCCGTCGGCAAGATCGAACGCGACCAAGTGGAGAGCTACAGCAAGCGCAAGGGTCAGGACCAGGCCGTGAGCGAGCGCTGGCTGGCACCGAACCTGGGGTACGAATACTGATCCTGGCTCTTCCTTGTAGGGGCGAATTCATTCGCCAAGGGCTGCGCAGCAGTCCCAAGCTGACTCCCAGGCCGAACCTGGCGGTCCGGTTAGCGAATGAATTCGCCCCCACAGAAAGTCATCGCCAAGAAATAAAAAAGCCCCGCGATTGCGGGGCTTTTTTCATGGCGCGGAGCTCACTCCTTCGTGCGCTTCACGAACTTGATCGACCACTCGAAGTTGGGCTTGCGCGTAACACTGATGGCGCGACGGGTGACCGTATCCAGGGTCACGTTCCAGAAACCGGTGCTGGGCACCACGATCTTCGCCGGGAAGCGGTCAAAGGCGCCGCCATGGTAGGTGTGGCGCCCGCCGTTCTTGAAGCTGCGGAAGTTCGCATCGTTCATCAGACGGATATTGCAGGTCTGCGAGCACTGGATGACGACCAGATCCCCTTCGTTGAGGTGCTCACGTTGATGGATGAACTTCATTCAATGCTCCCGGACACTCGGTAAAACGACGCGACACAATAGCACGAGGGCACCCACGGCCGCTCACCGGCACGACGCAACACGCCTCCCGAATCCCGGAGACAAGGGCGGCAATAAGGCGAAGTTCGCCTAAGCTGAAGGGGCTGATCCGGCGCAAGAGCCACAGCGCAGAGCCCTCAAAGGACTCATCCCGCATCCATCAAGGTAGATACCCTATGCATAAGACGAACATCGCCTGCCTGCTATTTCTTGGCATTGCCATGACCAGCGCCTGCACCACCCAGGCCGAAAACGACGGCCTGACCAGCACCTCCAGTACCGCCGAGGTCTACTCCCAAGGCAACCCTGGCGGTGTGGTTTCCGAAACGGAAGAGATCTCGGCCGTGGTCCGCGCCGTCGATCAGACCAAGCGGACCTTCACCCTCGAGGATGAACACGGCAATCGCCAGACCTTCAACGCCGTACCGGAGATGCGCAACTTTCCGCAGTTGAAGGTGGGAGACCGGGTCAAGGCCATCGTGACCCAGGAGCGCGTGGTGCAGTTGCGCGAACCGGGCGAAGAGACCGCCGATGGCGCCGCCGGCATGGTCGCCGCCGCGCCCGAGGGCGCCAAGCCGGGCATGTTGGTGGCGGAGGCCGTTGAGATCACCGCCCTGGTCAAGGCCATCGACACCACCAAGCACACCGCCACCCTGGAGTTCGCCGATGGCAGCCGCAGGACGGTCGCGGTGCGCCCGGATGTGGAACTCAAGAAGTCCTACCTGAACAAGGAAGTGGTCATCCGACTGACCTCTGCCCTCGCCATCAAGGTCGAGGCGCCCTGAGGCCCCCGCCCGGCTGGTCGGCCGGGCGGTGATGGATCTGCCGCCACTGTGGGGACAGTGGTAGGATGCGCGCCCCATGCGTATCCCCGAAATCCATCAACGCCTCGCCGACCTCGGCGCCCTTCCCGTCCACAGCGGCCGAGTGGTGCGCGCCTGGCTGCAGGGCAAGCCCCTGAACGCCGGCACACGCCGCCAGCACACTGAGCATTTCCTGCCTCTGAGCGTTCGCGATGGCTTGCCGACCCTGGCCGACGAATTGGACGGCCTGGTGCGCCTGCGTTCCGAACATCCGGGGGCCGACGGCTCGTCCCGCCTGCTGGTGGAGCTGGGCGACGGCCAGATGGTGGAAAGCGTGCTGCTCCCACGCGACGGCCTCTGCGTGTCCACCCAGGTCGGCTGCGCCGTGGGCTGCGTGTTCTGCATGACCGGCAAGAGCGGCCTGCTGCGCCAGGTGGGCAGTGCCG contains the following coding sequences:
- the metH gene encoding methionine synthase; translation: MSDHIARQQALQQALKQRILILDGGMGTMIQSYKLQEEDYRGTRFADWPSDVKGNNDLLLLTRPDVIQAIEKAYLDAGADILETNTFNATRVSQADYGMEELVYELNVEGARLAREVADAKTAENPAKPRFVAGVLGPTSRTCSISPDVNNPGYRNVTFDELVENYTEATRGLIEGGADLILIETIFDTLNAKAAIFAVQGVYEELGVELPIMISGTITDASGRTLSGQTTEAFLNSVRHAKPISIGLNCALGAKELRPYIEELSTKAETHVSAHPNAGLPNAFGEYDETPAQMAAVVEEFAAAGFLNIVGGCCGTTPPHIQAIAEAVAKYPPRVIPEIPKACRLSGLEPFTIDRSSLFVNVGERTNITGSAKFARLIREENYTEALEVALQQVEAGAQVIDINMDEGMLDSQAAMITFLNLIAGEPDISRVPIMIDSSKWEVIEAGLKCIQGKGIVNSISMKEGVEAFKHHARLCKRYGAAVVVMAFDEVGQADTAARKKEICQRSYDILVNEVGFPPEDIIFDPNIFAVATGIEEHNNYAVDFIEACAYIRDQLPYALSSGGVSNVSFSFRGNNPVREAIHSVFLYHAIKNGLTMGIVNAGQLEIYDEIPAELREKVEDVVLNRHEGSTEALLAIADNYRGGGAVKEAENEEWRSYPVAKRLEHALVKGITTHIVEDTEECRQQCTRPIEVIEGPLMAGMNVVGDLFGAGKMFLPQVVKSARVMKQAVAHLIPFIEAEKGDKPEAKGKILMATVKGDVHDIGKNIVGVVLGCNGYDIVDLGVMVPAEKILQTAREQKCDIIGLSGLITPSLDEMVHVAKEMQRQGFNLPLMIGGATTSKAHTAVKIDPQYSNDAVVYVTDASRAVGVATTLLSKEMKPEYARKLREEYAEVRERTANRAARTERLAYSDALANKPQFDWTNYRAPKPGFTGAQVLEDIDLAVLAEYIDWTPFFIAWDLAGKYPRILTDEVVGEAATTLFNDAQAMLKQLIEGKLIKARAVFGFWPANQVDHDDIEVYDGHGKPLARLHHLRQQTIKPDSKPNFCLADYVAPKESGITDYVGGFITTAGIGAEELAKQYEAKGDDYSAIMVKALADRLAEACAEWLHERVRKEYWGYAADEHLDNEALIKEQYKGIRPAPGYPACPDHTEKGTLFRLLDPHSTSGVTLTEHYAMFPAAAVSGWYFAHPEAQYFAVGKIERDQVESYSKRKGQDQAVSERWLAPNLGYEY
- a CDS encoding DUF1883 domain-containing protein, translated to MKFIHQREHLNEGDLVVIQCSQTCNIRLMNDANFRSFKNGGRHTYHGGAFDRFPAKIVVPSTGFWNVTLDTVTRRAISVTRKPNFEWSIKFVKRTKE